The following are encoded in a window of Sinomonas cyclohexanicum genomic DNA:
- the rsmD gene encoding 16S rRNA (guanine(966)-N(2))-methyltransferase RsmD has product MSRIIAGICGGTPLVSVPGSGTRPTTDRVKEALFSRLEALGMISRARVLDLYAGSGALGVEAVSRGASTAELVESDAKAVGICQRNARTVNDAVGRRAVTVHRGKVGAFLESTIEGRHWDLVFLDPPYPLGEDQLARVLEALAPHLAADALVVVERSARSPEPAWPRHLVHYADRKYGETHLWFAEPRPEPDVDAEASESTGSVAP; this is encoded by the coding sequence ATGAGCAGGATCATCGCCGGAATCTGCGGGGGGACCCCCCTCGTGTCCGTTCCCGGCTCGGGGACCCGCCCCACCACGGACCGTGTCAAGGAGGCGCTGTTCTCGCGCCTCGAGGCCCTGGGGATGATCTCCCGGGCCAGGGTCCTGGACCTCTACGCAGGCTCCGGCGCCCTGGGGGTCGAGGCCGTGAGCCGTGGTGCCTCCACGGCCGAGCTCGTGGAGTCGGACGCGAAGGCCGTGGGCATCTGCCAGCGCAACGCGCGCACCGTGAACGACGCCGTGGGCCGCCGTGCCGTCACCGTGCACCGCGGGAAGGTCGGCGCCTTCCTCGAGTCGACCATCGAGGGCCGCCACTGGGACCTCGTCTTCCTGGATCCGCCCTACCCCCTGGGCGAGGACCAGCTGGCCCGCGTCCTCGAGGCACTGGCCCCGCACCTTGCCGCGGACGCGCTCGTCGTCGTGGAGCGCTCGGCCCGCTCGCCGGAACCCGCGTGGCCGCGCCACCTCGTGCACTACGCGGACCGCAAGTACGGCGAGACGCACCTGTGGTTCGCCGAGCCCCGCCCGGAGCCCGACGTCGACGCTGAAGCGTCGGAGTCCACCGGTAGCGTTGCGCCATGA
- a CDS encoding D-alanine--D-alanine ligase family protein, translating to MTETTNPRKTRVALLFGGRSSEHAVSCVTAAGVMGAIDPDKYEVVPIGITRAGQWVLSHSDWHQWALNTGHQPQVEPSESTVRLAESNGAAHLLVTEPNRVPRELGDVDVVFPLLHGAFGEDGTVQGLLELADVRYVGAGVLASAVGMDKHFMKVAFEAAGLAVGPYVTVTDKEWRRDPQAVRAAVARLGYPVFVKPCRAGSSVGITKVDGPEGLDAAIAEARRHDLRLVIEAGIVGREIECGVLEGRGCDAPRTSLPGEIVVQGGAHTFYDFEAKYVDNDAASLSCPADLPQEAIDQVRELAAIAFDAVSAEGLSRVDFFYTPEGEFVINEINTMPGFTPISMYPAMWAATGISYRDLIDELIQLALARPTGLR from the coding sequence GTGACAGAAACCACGAACCCCCGGAAGACGCGTGTGGCCCTCCTCTTCGGCGGCCGGTCGAGCGAGCACGCCGTGAGCTGCGTGACCGCGGCAGGCGTGATGGGTGCCATCGATCCCGACAAGTACGAGGTCGTGCCGATCGGGATCACCCGCGCGGGCCAATGGGTCCTCTCGCACAGCGACTGGCACCAGTGGGCGCTCAATACGGGGCATCAGCCCCAGGTTGAGCCGAGCGAGTCCACCGTGCGGCTGGCGGAGTCCAACGGCGCGGCGCACCTCCTGGTCACCGAGCCCAACCGGGTCCCGCGCGAGCTCGGCGACGTCGACGTCGTCTTCCCGCTCCTGCACGGTGCCTTCGGCGAGGACGGGACGGTGCAGGGCCTCCTCGAGCTCGCGGACGTCCGGTATGTCGGGGCGGGCGTCCTGGCCTCTGCCGTGGGCATGGACAAGCACTTCATGAAGGTGGCGTTCGAGGCCGCCGGCCTCGCCGTCGGCCCGTACGTCACGGTGACCGACAAGGAGTGGCGCCGTGACCCCCAGGCGGTGCGCGCCGCCGTCGCCCGCCTCGGCTACCCCGTGTTCGTCAAGCCGTGCCGTGCCGGGTCCTCCGTGGGCATCACGAAGGTGGACGGCCCCGAGGGGCTCGACGCGGCGATCGCCGAGGCCCGGCGGCACGACCTCCGGCTGGTCATCGAGGCGGGGATCGTGGGGCGCGAGATCGAGTGCGGCGTGCTCGAGGGCCGCGGCTGCGACGCGCCCCGCACGTCGCTGCCCGGCGAGATCGTGGTGCAGGGCGGCGCCCACACGTTCTACGACTTCGAGGCCAAGTACGTCGATAACGACGCCGCGTCCCTCTCCTGCCCGGCCGACCTCCCGCAGGAGGCCATCGACCAGGTGCGGGAGCTCGCCGCGATCGCATTCGACGCGGTCTCCGCGGAGGGCCTCTCCCGCGTCGACTTCTTCTACACGCCCGAGGGCGAGTTCGTCATCAACGAGATCAACACGATGCCGGGCTTCACCCCGATCAGCATGTATCCGGCCATGTGGGCCGCGACCGGGATCAGCTACCGCGACCTCATCGACGAGCTCATCCAGCTCGCGCTCGCCCGGCCCACGGGCCTGCGGTAG
- a CDS encoding ATP-dependent DNA helicase RecG: protein MAARRETDLARLLGGASAKKLKDHLGLTTAGELLDYFPRRYAERGELTRIADLPIDTDVTLVGRVVKTTSRTMATRKGRITEVLVSDGLEGALDTISLTFFNSFAAPKQLTPGTVAMFSGRVGAYRGRLQLTNPDYMLLDDASMGDASASAEELADRPIPVYPATAKLPSWKIAQSAATLLGQLDLETLPDPLPDALRAQYRLPAIADAYRMIHTPAAAQEWTAARRRFQYEEALVLQTALARRKAQHALLPSRPSPARRGGLLEAFDAQLPFTLTAGQKDVGETLAAELAADHPMNRLLQGEVGSGKTVVALRAMLQVVDDGGQAALLAPTEVLAGQHYESIRRTLGPLARDGLLGADDGVEVVLLTGGQSGGERKRSLLAAASGEAGIVVGTHALLSENVQFADLGLVVVDEQHRFGVEQRDALRAKSLATPHLLVMTATPIPRTVAMTVFGDLETSMLRELPAGRSPIATHVVGLAENPSWARRIWQRAREEIDAGRQVYVVCPTIGESGEDEGDLEALDEETWGGTALGPREDRKPAVSVGATVAQLAEEPDLAGTHIGVLHGRLDSAEKAAAMEGFASGATDLLVATTVVEVGVDVPNATLMVILDADRFGIAQLHQLRGRVGRGGHAGTCLLVTSLEPGHPSRARLDAVAASTDGFVLAQKDLEHRREGDILGATQSGRRSTLRLLRVLRDAEVIERARADALAIVAEDPGLDNHTVLRAAIDAYLEPEKEVFLERG from the coding sequence GTGGCCGCTCGGCGTGAGACCGATCTGGCCCGGCTCCTCGGGGGAGCCTCGGCCAAGAAGCTCAAGGACCATCTGGGCCTCACGACCGCGGGCGAGCTCTTGGACTACTTCCCCCGCCGCTATGCCGAGCGCGGCGAGCTGACGCGCATCGCCGATCTGCCGATCGACACGGACGTGACGCTAGTGGGGCGCGTCGTGAAGACCACGAGCAGGACAATGGCGACGCGAAAGGGCCGCATTACCGAGGTCTTGGTCAGCGACGGGCTCGAGGGCGCGCTGGACACGATCAGCCTCACGTTCTTCAACAGCTTCGCCGCACCGAAGCAGCTCACGCCGGGCACGGTTGCCATGTTCTCCGGCCGTGTCGGCGCATACCGGGGCAGGCTCCAGCTGACCAACCCGGACTACATGCTGCTCGACGACGCATCGATGGGTGACGCGAGCGCGAGTGCCGAGGAGCTCGCGGACCGGCCGATTCCCGTCTATCCCGCCACGGCGAAGCTGCCGAGCTGGAAGATCGCCCAGTCCGCCGCCACCCTCCTCGGCCAGCTGGACCTAGAGACCCTCCCCGACCCGCTCCCGGACGCGCTGCGCGCGCAGTACCGGCTGCCCGCCATCGCGGACGCCTACCGGATGATCCACACGCCTGCCGCGGCGCAGGAGTGGACAGCGGCGCGGCGGCGGTTCCAGTACGAGGAGGCGCTGGTGCTGCAGACGGCGCTCGCGCGGCGCAAGGCGCAGCACGCGCTCCTGCCGTCCCGTCCCAGCCCGGCCCGGCGCGGCGGGCTGCTCGAGGCGTTCGACGCCCAGCTGCCCTTCACGCTCACGGCCGGCCAGAAGGACGTGGGCGAGACGCTCGCCGCCGAGCTTGCCGCCGATCACCCCATGAACCGCCTCCTGCAGGGCGAGGTCGGCTCAGGAAAGACGGTCGTGGCGCTGCGGGCGATGCTCCAAGTGGTCGACGACGGTGGGCAGGCCGCGCTCCTGGCACCCACCGAGGTCCTCGCGGGCCAGCACTACGAGTCGATCCGGCGGACGCTGGGGCCCCTCGCCCGCGACGGGCTCCTCGGCGCGGACGACGGCGTCGAAGTCGTCCTGCTCACGGGCGGGCAGAGCGGCGGCGAACGCAAGCGCTCCCTGCTCGCAGCCGCGAGCGGCGAGGCCGGGATCGTGGTGGGCACGCACGCGCTCCTGTCCGAAAACGTGCAGTTCGCCGACCTGGGCCTCGTGGTCGTCGACGAGCAGCACCGCTTCGGCGTCGAGCAGCGGGACGCCCTGCGGGCCAAGAGCCTGGCCACTCCGCACCTCCTCGTCATGACCGCGACTCCCATTCCGCGCACGGTGGCCATGACCGTCTTCGGCGACCTCGAAACGTCCATGCTCCGCGAGCTCCCGGCGGGCAGGTCGCCGATCGCCACGCACGTGGTTGGCCTCGCCGAGAACCCGTCCTGGGCTCGCCGCATCTGGCAACGGGCCCGCGAGGAGATCGACGCCGGGCGGCAGGTCTACGTGGTCTGCCCGACCATCGGCGAGTCCGGCGAGGACGAAGGCGACCTCGAGGCGCTTGACGAGGAGACGTGGGGCGGGACCGCGCTCGGTCCGCGCGAGGACCGCAAGCCAGCCGTCTCGGTCGGCGCCACGGTGGCCCAGCTCGCCGAGGAGCCGGATCTGGCGGGGACGCACATCGGCGTGCTGCACGGGCGGCTTGACAGCGCCGAGAAGGCCGCCGCGATGGAGGGCTTCGCCTCCGGCGCGACGGACCTGCTCGTCGCGACGACAGTGGTCGAGGTCGGCGTCGACGTGCCGAACGCGACCCTCATGGTCATTCTCGACGCGGACCGCTTCGGGATCGCGCAGCTCCACCAGCTGCGCGGGCGCGTGGGGCGTGGCGGCCACGCGGGCACATGCCTCCTGGTGACTTCCCTCGAACCGGGGCATCCGAGCAGGGCGCGCCTCGATGCGGTCGCCGCGAGCACGGACGGGTTCGTGCTCGCGCAGAAGGACCTCGAGCACCGCCGCGAGGGCGACATTCTCGGTGCCACTCAGTCTGGGCGCCGCTCGACGCTGCGGCTCCTGCGGGTGCTGCGCGACGCCGAGGTGATCGAACGCGCCCGCGCCGACGCGCTCGCCATCGTCGCCGAGGACCCCGGCCTCGACAACCACACCGTGCTGAGGGCGGCCATCGACGCGTACCTCGAGCCCGAGAAGGAGGTGTTCCTCGAGCGTGGCTGA
- a CDS encoding spermidine synthase, with amino-acid sequence MSGPGRRPLASRYLRGIGAHASVEPDEHVRGAYVLAIGGAEQSHVDLNDPSHVFYAYLRRIANVVDLIAPPGEPIRALHLGAGALTLARYIEATRPGSVQSAVELERELADFVLEQLPLAPGTDLLVHLGDARWTLPDVAGRGPFDVVVLDIFSGPEAPGHIAHRDFYAEAAGLLSERGALIVNIGDDPPLTLVRSQLAAMRGVFPEVAALAEPDMFTARFPGNIVAIGLTGAWPEAWTAALAAAGPYPTRLARGTDLDPLAG; translated from the coding sequence TCCCGCTACCTGCGGGGCATCGGGGCGCACGCGAGTGTCGAACCCGACGAGCACGTCCGGGGCGCCTACGTGCTCGCGATCGGCGGCGCGGAGCAGTCCCATGTGGACCTCAACGACCCGTCGCACGTGTTCTACGCGTACCTGCGCCGCATCGCGAACGTCGTGGACCTCATCGCCCCTCCGGGCGAGCCCATCCGCGCCCTGCACCTCGGGGCGGGGGCACTCACCCTCGCACGGTACATCGAGGCGACCCGGCCCGGATCCGTGCAGTCCGCAGTCGAGCTCGAGCGAGAGCTCGCCGACTTCGTCCTCGAGCAGCTCCCCCTCGCCCCGGGCACCGACCTGTTGGTACACCTCGGGGACGCCCGCTGGACCCTCCCGGACGTTGCCGGCCGCGGGCCGTTCGACGTCGTGGTGCTCGACATCTTCTCCGGCCCCGAGGCACCCGGCCACATCGCCCACCGGGACTTCTACGCGGAGGCAGCGGGGCTCCTGTCCGAGCGCGGGGCGCTGATCGTGAACATCGGCGACGATCCGCCGCTGACCCTCGTGCGGTCCCAGTTGGCCGCGATGCGCGGAGTCTTCCCGGAGGTGGCCGCACTCGCCGAGCCGGACATGTTCACCGCAAGGTTCCCGGGGAACATCGTGGCAATCGGCCTGACCGGGGCCTGGCCTGAGGCGTGGACCGCGGCCCTGGCCGCAGCCGGGCCGTACCCGACGCGGCTGGCCCGAGGCACAGACCTGGACCCCCTCGCGGGCTGA
- a CDS encoding NAD(P)H-dependent glycerol-3-phosphate dehydrogenase, with protein MPPDRPEAAAHGALRRVAVMGAGSWGTTFAKVLGDAAASHGTDRSIRVWGRSADVVRDIGRHRNAKYLDDIALPECITATTDPAEALEGAELVVLAVPSQSLRGQLSAWGAHVPRSAVVLSLMKGLEIGTDKRMSEVIAELTGLPPRQIAVLSGPNLAMEIARSQPTGAVVACADHDTAQWIAESSTAPYFRPYMSSDVVGVEIGGIVKNVIALAVGICEGKEMGDNTKATVITRGLAETTRLAMALGGDLTTMSGLAGLGDLVATCSSKLSRNHSAGSLLGQGLSVDEVGARMTQIAEGIKSAPAVLELAKRHGVDMPITAGVVAVLRGQLPVDQLEPLLLARQLKSEGD; from the coding sequence ATGCCGCCCGACCGCCCCGAGGCCGCCGCGCATGGCGCCCTGAGGCGCGTTGCCGTCATGGGGGCCGGAAGCTGGGGGACCACGTTCGCCAAGGTCCTCGGAGACGCGGCGGCCAGCCACGGCACCGACCGGAGCATCCGGGTGTGGGGCCGCAGCGCGGACGTGGTCCGCGACATCGGACGGCACCGCAACGCGAAGTACCTCGATGACATCGCGCTGCCCGAGTGCATCACCGCCACGACCGACCCGGCGGAGGCGCTCGAGGGCGCCGAGCTCGTGGTGCTGGCCGTCCCCTCCCAGTCGCTGCGCGGCCAGCTGTCTGCATGGGGCGCACACGTGCCGCGCAGCGCCGTCGTGCTCTCCCTCATGAAGGGCCTCGAGATCGGCACCGACAAGCGCATGAGCGAGGTGATCGCAGAGCTCACCGGGCTGCCGCCGCGCCAGATCGCGGTGCTCTCGGGGCCCAACCTGGCCATGGAGATCGCGCGCTCACAGCCCACCGGCGCGGTCGTCGCGTGCGCGGACCACGACACGGCCCAGTGGATCGCGGAGTCCTCGACCGCGCCCTACTTCCGCCCCTACATGAGCTCGGACGTCGTGGGGGTCGAGATCGGCGGAATCGTCAAGAATGTCATCGCGCTCGCCGTCGGCATCTGCGAGGGGAAGGAGATGGGGGACAACACGAAGGCCACCGTCATCACGCGCGGCCTCGCCGAGACGACGCGCCTCGCCATGGCGCTCGGCGGCGACCTCACCACCATGTCCGGCCTGGCCGGCCTCGGCGACCTCGTCGCCACGTGTTCGTCCAAGCTCTCCCGGAACCACTCCGCCGGAAGCCTCCTCGGCCAGGGCCTGTCCGTCGACGAGGTCGGCGCGCGCATGACCCAGATCGCGGAGGGGATCAAATCGGCCCCGGCCGTCCTTGAGCTCGCGAAGCGGCACGGAGTCGACATGCCCATCACCGCCGGCGTCGTGGCCGTCCTCAGGGGCCAGCTCCCGGTAGACCAGCTCGAACCCCTGCTGCTCGCGCGGCAGCTCAAATCAGAAGGCGACTAG
- a CDS encoding lysophospholipid acyltransferase family protein, giving the protein MNMLMSKEWRGTEKLRDLPGGGGFIACPNHCTELDPLTVGHMLYNQGRPPHFLAKAGLFKPPILGPLMRGTKQIPVDRGGAGAGASLRIAREVVDEGGAIIVYPEGTLTRDPGLWPMKGHTGAARLALKTGAPVVPIAHWGDHELFPRYAKRLYPFPRKKAVVAVGDPVDLSDLRDRPLDKTTLVEATERIMAAITALLAELRGEEPPATRWDPTQHEQSNHGRDVERGGTLA; this is encoded by the coding sequence ATGAACATGCTCATGTCCAAGGAGTGGCGCGGGACCGAGAAGCTCAGGGACCTGCCGGGGGGAGGCGGCTTCATCGCCTGTCCCAACCACTGCACGGAGCTGGACCCCCTGACCGTGGGGCACATGCTCTACAACCAGGGACGCCCGCCGCACTTCCTCGCCAAGGCCGGGCTGTTCAAGCCGCCGATCCTCGGCCCGCTCATGCGCGGAACCAAGCAGATCCCGGTCGACCGGGGCGGCGCGGGGGCAGGCGCCTCGCTCAGGATCGCTCGGGAGGTCGTCGACGAGGGCGGCGCCATCATCGTCTACCCCGAGGGCACCCTGACCCGCGACCCCGGCCTGTGGCCCATGAAGGGCCACACCGGCGCGGCGCGGCTCGCGCTCAAGACGGGCGCGCCCGTGGTCCCCATCGCACACTGGGGCGACCACGAGCTCTTCCCGCGGTACGCCAAACGCCTCTATCCATTCCCGCGCAAGAAGGCCGTGGTGGCCGTCGGCGACCCCGTGGACCTCAGCGACTTGCGGGACCGGCCGCTGGACAAGACGACCCTCGTCGAGGCCACCGAGCGCATCATGGCCGCCATCACCGCACTGCTCGCCGAGCTCCGCGGCGAGGAGCCCCCGGCCACGCGCTGGGACCCGACCCAGCACGAGCAGTCGAACCACGGGCGGGACGTCGAGCGCGGCGGGACCCTCGCGTGA
- a CDS encoding DUF3515 domain-containing protein, whose amino-acid sequence MPARRQPLAARLVAPTAGMALAAVLAGCSVPVTVQPAPDAANPACAPLMIALPDTLGDAQLRKTTSQATAAWGDPSAVVLRCGVASPGPTTDRCVSVNGVDWVIKEDGPSSGAAAEPSGQAASGQASGQPDSGTYTLTTFGREPATELLLDTSRISSATVLASLSSAVSKIPATRHCVGQEDLAKLPANG is encoded by the coding sequence ATGCCCGCACGCCGCCAGCCCCTCGCAGCCCGCCTCGTCGCCCCGACGGCTGGCATGGCCCTCGCGGCGGTCCTCGCAGGGTGCTCGGTCCCCGTGACCGTCCAGCCCGCACCGGACGCGGCGAATCCAGCGTGCGCGCCGCTCATGATCGCGCTCCCGGACACGCTCGGCGACGCCCAGCTCCGCAAGACCACGAGCCAGGCCACCGCAGCGTGGGGCGACCCCTCCGCCGTCGTGCTCCGGTGCGGGGTTGCCTCCCCGGGGCCGACCACGGACCGGTGCGTGAGCGTCAACGGCGTGGACTGGGTGATCAAGGAGGACGGACCGTCCTCCGGCGCCGCGGCGGAGCCGTCGGGCCAGGCAGCGTCGGGCCAGGCATCCGGTCAGCCGGACAGCGGCACCTACACGCTCACCACGTTCGGCCGGGAGCCGGCGACTGAGCTCCTGCTGGACACGAGCCGGATCAGCTCGGCGACGGTGCTCGCGAGCCTGTCCTCCGCGGTCTCCAAGATCCCGGCCACCCGCCACTGCGTAGGCCAGGAAGACCTCGCGAAGCTGCCCGCGAACGGCTGA
- the leuD gene encoding 3-isopropylmalate dehydratase small subunit codes for MEKFTTHTGIGVPLRQSNVDTDQIIPAVFLKRITRTGFEDALFSSWRKDPSFILNQEPFNRGSVLVAGPDFGTGSSREHAVWALKDYGFKVVLSARFADIFRGNSGKQGLLAAVVAQDDIELIWKELENHPGTQITVDLSSKTVTCGNLVAPFEIDDYTRWRLLEGLDDIGLTLQHSDEISAYETNRPPFKPTTLPART; via the coding sequence ATGGAGAAGTTCACCACCCACACCGGCATCGGCGTCCCGCTGCGCCAGAGCAACGTGGACACCGACCAGATCATCCCCGCCGTCTTCCTCAAGCGCATCACCCGCACGGGGTTCGAGGACGCGCTCTTCTCGAGCTGGCGGAAGGACCCATCGTTCATCCTCAACCAGGAGCCTTTCAACCGCGGCTCGGTGTTGGTGGCCGGCCCGGACTTCGGCACTGGCTCCTCCCGTGAGCACGCCGTCTGGGCCCTCAAGGACTACGGCTTCAAGGTGGTCCTGTCCGCCAGGTTCGCAGACATCTTCCGCGGGAACTCGGGCAAGCAGGGGCTCCTCGCCGCGGTCGTGGCGCAGGACGACATCGAGCTGATCTGGAAGGAGCTCGAGAACCACCCGGGCACCCAGATCACGGTGGACCTCAGCTCGAAGACCGTCACGTGCGGGAACCTCGTGGCGCCGTTCGAGATCGACGACTACACCCGCTGGCGCCTCCTCGAGGGCCTCGACGACATCGGGCTCACCCTCCAGCACTCGGACGAGATCTCCGCGTACGAGACGAACCGCCCGCCGTTCAAGCCCACCACCCTTCCCGCCCGCACGTAG
- a CDS encoding DAK2 domain-containing protein: MRRWLDDAETALANHSDRLNAINIFPVADGDTGTNLYHTVRVASVAAAAADGTDLGEVLGAAGQAAMEEAWGNSGTLFAVFLDAFAASLAGHVRLSGPLLARALHHAQIRAWSALSEPVGGTMLSVLEAAAGGAAAASGSAAHEDSNLALAAALDGAVEAALGAVVATEGQLGVLASARVVDAGGVGLLLVLAALRTAVLGEGIAEDTLETLHGLRVQDPHIHGDQPEAEGVEIMCTIRLSPLDAAGLRQRLDEVGDSVIMSPVGAFDDEAGVCRWRVHVHVADPDGALALIRAIGEPERVAMTELRSEGAPGDGTEHLVQEDRRGRSA; this comes from the coding sequence ATGCGCCGGTGGCTCGACGATGCCGAGACCGCGCTGGCCAACCACAGCGACCGCCTCAACGCGATCAACATCTTCCCCGTCGCGGACGGCGATACCGGCACGAACCTCTACCACACCGTGCGTGTCGCCTCCGTCGCCGCGGCCGCCGCCGATGGGACAGACCTCGGAGAGGTCCTCGGTGCCGCCGGGCAGGCTGCCATGGAAGAGGCGTGGGGCAACTCAGGGACTCTCTTCGCCGTATTCCTCGACGCGTTCGCCGCCTCCCTCGCGGGCCACGTCCGGCTCAGCGGCCCGCTCCTCGCCCGCGCCCTCCACCATGCGCAGATCCGCGCGTGGTCCGCGCTCAGCGAGCCCGTCGGCGGAACCATGCTCTCCGTCCTCGAGGCCGCAGCGGGCGGCGCCGCTGCCGCCTCCGGATCCGCGGCGCACGAGGACAGCAACCTCGCGCTCGCCGCCGCTCTCGACGGCGCCGTCGAGGCGGCCCTCGGCGCCGTCGTCGCCACGGAGGGCCAGCTCGGAGTGCTCGCTTCTGCCCGGGTGGTCGACGCCGGCGGAGTAGGCCTGCTCTTGGTCCTCGCCGCGCTGCGGACCGCGGTCCTCGGCGAGGGTATCGCCGAGGACACCCTCGAGACGCTCCACGGGCTCAGGGTCCAGGACCCCCACATCCACGGCGACCAGCCGGAGGCCGAGGGCGTCGAGATCATGTGCACGATCCGGCTCAGCCCTCTGGATGCCGCCGGGCTGCGGCAGCGTCTCGATGAGGTGGGCGACTCGGTGATCATGAGCCCGGTCGGCGCCTTCGACGATGAGGCAGGCGTGTGCCGCTGGCGCGTGCACGTCCATGTCGCGGACCCGGACGGAGCGCTCGCGCTGATCCGAGCCATCGGCGAGCCGGAGCGCGTCGCGATGACCGAGCTCCGCTCGGAAGGCGCTCCGGGGGACGGCACGGAGCACCTCGTGCAGGAGGACCGGCGTGGCCGCTCGGCGTGA
- the murA gene encoding UDP-N-acetylglucosamine 1-carboxyvinyltransferase: protein MSSVLTIRGGIPLSGRVRVRGAKNLVPKAMVAALLGNEASILRNVPEIKDVEVVTSLLQLHGVSVEADPATGDLTLDPQNVRTANVKDIDAHAGDSRIPILLCGPLIHAIGEAFIPDLGGCRIGDRPIDYHLEVLRQFGAVVDKRTGGISISAPHGLKGAKISLPYPSVGATEQVLLSATRAEGITELSGAAIEPEVIDLILVLQKMGALISVMSDRTIRIEGVPELGGYTHRALPDRNEAASWASAALATGGDIFVEGASQLDMVTFLNVFRKLGGGLEIEDDGIRFHHTGGKLSPLVLETDVHPGFMTDWQQPLVVALTQAEGVSIVHETVYENRFGFTEALGRMGATIQLHRECLGSVPCRFGQRNFLHSAVISGPTPLHGADFNVPDLRGGFSHLIAALAADGVSRATGVDVIRRGYEHFTEKLAGLGADFDVEEAK, encoded by the coding sequence ATGAGCAGTGTCCTGACGATTCGTGGCGGCATCCCCCTCTCTGGCAGAGTGCGGGTCCGCGGCGCAAAGAACCTGGTCCCGAAGGCCATGGTGGCCGCGCTCCTGGGCAACGAGGCGTCGATCCTGCGCAACGTGCCCGAGATCAAGGATGTCGAGGTGGTCACGAGCCTCCTCCAGCTGCATGGCGTGAGCGTCGAGGCCGATCCCGCGACCGGCGACCTGACCCTCGACCCGCAGAACGTGCGCACCGCGAACGTCAAGGACATCGATGCGCATGCAGGGGACTCCCGCATCCCCATCCTGCTGTGCGGCCCCCTCATCCATGCGATCGGGGAGGCATTCATCCCCGACCTCGGCGGCTGCCGCATCGGCGACCGGCCGATCGACTACCACCTCGAGGTGCTGCGCCAGTTCGGCGCCGTCGTGGACAAGCGCACCGGCGGCATCAGCATCTCGGCGCCCCACGGCCTCAAGGGTGCGAAGATCTCCCTCCCCTACCCGAGCGTGGGGGCCACCGAGCAGGTGCTCCTCTCGGCCACGCGCGCGGAGGGCATCACCGAACTCTCGGGCGCGGCCATCGAGCCCGAGGTCATTGACCTGATTCTGGTCCTGCAGAAGATGGGCGCCCTGATCAGCGTCATGTCCGACCGCACCATCCGCATCGAGGGGGTCCCCGAGCTCGGCGGGTACACCCACCGGGCCCTGCCGGACCGCAACGAGGCGGCCTCGTGGGCCTCGGCGGCCCTCGCGACGGGCGGCGACATCTTCGTCGAGGGCGCGAGCCAGCTGGACATGGTCACCTTCCTGAACGTCTTCCGCAAGCTCGGTGGCGGACTGGAGATCGAGGATGACGGCATCCGCTTCCACCACACGGGCGGCAAGCTCTCCCCGCTCGTCCTCGAAACAGATGTCCACCCGGGATTCATGACCGACTGGCAGCAGCCGCTCGTCGTGGCCCTGACCCAGGCCGAGGGCGTGTCGATCGTCCACGAGACGGTCTACGAGAACCGGTTCGGCTTCACCGAGGCCCTCGGCCGCATGGGCGCCACGATCCAGCTGCACCGGGAGTGCCTCGGCAGCGTGCCCTGCCGGTTCGGCCAGCGGAATTTCCTGCACTCCGCCGTCATCTCCGGTCCCACCCCGCTGCACGGAGCGGACTTCAACGTGCCCGACCTGCGCGGCGGCTTCAGCCACCTCATCGCGGCACTCGCGGCCGACGGCGTGTCCCGCGCCACGGGCGTCGACGTCATCCGCCGGGGCTACGAGCACTTCACCGAGAAGCTCGCGGGCCTCGGTGCTGACTTCGACGTCGAGGAGGCCAAGTGA